In Apium graveolens cultivar Ventura chromosome 10, ASM990537v1, whole genome shotgun sequence, the following are encoded in one genomic region:
- the LOC141688895 gene encoding protein LIGHT-DEPENDENT SHORT HYPOCOTYLS 5-like: MDAAASTGGGEGAASSSAVTVAVDGGGSTAAPPSRYESQKRRDWNTFLQYLRNHKPPLTLVRCSGAHVIEFLKYLDQFGKTKVHVAGCPYFGHPNPPAPCACLLRQAWGSLDALIGRLRAAYEENGGRPESNPFGARAVRIYLREVKESQSKARGIPYDKKKRKRTATVRTATTVSSNIPVADGGGGGGDVSTGMVNASIPPLQQCSPIHKAQFPEK; encoded by the coding sequence ATGGATGCAGCCGCATCAACAGGAGGAGGAGAGGGGGCTGCATCTTCATCGGCTGTTACCGTGGCAGTAGACGGTGGTGGATCAACAGCTGCCCCGCCTAGTCGGTATGAGTCACAGAAGCGGAGGGATTGGAATACCTTCCTGCAATATCTGAGGAACCATAAGCCACCATTAACCCTAGTCAGATGTAGCGGTGCTCATGTGATCGAGTTTCTTAAGTACCTAGACCAGTTTGGAAAGACTAAGGTGCATGTGGCCGGGTGTCCATATTTTGGACACCCGAATCCTCCAGCACCCTGTGCTTGCTTACTTAGGCAAGCATGGGGTAGTCTTGATGCGTTAATAGGCCGCCTAAGGGCAGCATACGAGGAAAACGGAGGCCGTCCTGAGTCCAACCCGTTTGGAGCCAGGGCGGTTAGAATATATTTAAGGGAGGTTAAAGAAAGTCAATCCAAAGCTAGAGGTATACCTTATGACAAGAAAAAAAGAAAGCGGACGGCAACTGTGAGGACTGCCACGACGGTAAGCTCTAATATACCGGTGGCTGATGGGGGAGGTGGAGGTGGCGATGTGAGTACTGGTATGGTTAATGCTAGTATACCTCctcttcagcagtgtagtcctATCCACAAAGCTCAATTTCCAGAGAAGTAA